From Burkholderia cenocepacia, the proteins below share one genomic window:
- a CDS encoding efflux RND transporter periplasmic adaptor subunit: protein MRVERVPYRLITAATAAVFLAACGKKESAPPPQTPEVGVVTVQPQAVPAVTELPGRTSAFLVAQVRARVDGIVLRREFTEGTDVKAGQRLYKIDPAPYIAALNSAKATLARAQANLVTQNALVARYKVLVAANAVSKQDYDNAVATQGQAAADVAAGKAAVDTAQINLGYTDVVSPISGRVGISQVTPGAYVQASQATLMSTVQQLDPVYVDLTQSSLEGLKLRQDVQSGRLKTSGPGAAKVSLILEDGKTYSEPGKLQFSDVTVDQTTGSVTIRAVFPNPGRVLLPGMFVRARIEEGVNENAFLVPQIGVTHDQKGQAIALVVTAANKVEMRPLTTTGTYGQNWIVEGGLQAGDHVIVQGVDKVRPGATVKTVAAQLAPAPDAASATSAGAAPASIATSAAASSAAASSAQ, encoded by the coding sequence ATGCGCGTCGAACGGGTTCCATACCGCTTAATCACTGCCGCAACGGCTGCCGTTTTCCTGGCCGCGTGCGGGAAAAAAGAATCGGCACCGCCGCCGCAAACGCCGGAAGTCGGCGTCGTCACCGTGCAGCCGCAAGCCGTGCCGGCGGTGACCGAACTGCCGGGCCGCACCAGCGCGTTCCTGGTCGCGCAAGTGCGCGCGCGGGTCGACGGCATCGTGCTGCGCCGTGAATTCACCGAAGGCACCGACGTCAAGGCCGGTCAGCGCCTCTACAAGATCGATCCGGCGCCGTACATCGCGGCCCTGAACAGCGCGAAGGCGACGCTCGCGAGGGCGCAGGCGAACCTCGTCACGCAGAACGCGCTGGTCGCGCGCTACAAGGTGCTGGTGGCCGCGAACGCGGTCAGCAAGCAGGACTACGACAACGCGGTCGCCACGCAAGGCCAGGCCGCGGCGGACGTCGCGGCCGGCAAGGCGGCGGTCGATACCGCGCAGATCAACCTCGGCTATACGGACGTCGTGTCGCCGATCAGCGGCCGCGTCGGCATTTCGCAAGTGACGCCGGGCGCATACGTGCAGGCGAGCCAGGCGACGCTGATGTCGACCGTGCAGCAGCTCGATCCGGTGTACGTCGACCTCACGCAGTCGAGCCTCGAAGGGCTGAAGCTGCGTCAGGACGTGCAGAGCGGCCGTCTGAAGACGAGCGGCCCGGGCGCGGCCAAGGTGTCGCTGATCCTGGAAGACGGCAAGACCTACTCGGAGCCGGGCAAGCTGCAGTTCTCGGACGTGACGGTCGACCAGACCACCGGCTCGGTGACGATCCGCGCGGTGTTCCCGAACCCGGGCCGCGTGCTGCTGCCGGGGATGTTCGTGCGTGCACGGATCGAGGAGGGCGTGAACGAGAACGCGTTCCTGGTGCCGCAGATCGGCGTCACGCATGACCAGAAGGGCCAGGCGATCGCACTCGTCGTGACCGCGGCCAACAAGGTCGAGATGCGTCCGTTGACGACGACCGGCACGTACGGCCAGAACTGGATCGTCGAAGGCGGTCTGCAGGCGGGCGATCACGTGATCGTACAAGGCGTCGACAAGGTGCGCCCGGGCGCGACCGTGAAGACCGTCGCCGCGCAACTCGCCCCGGCGCCGGACGCCGCATCCGCCACATCGGCAGGCGCCGCGCCGGCGAGTATCGCGACGAGTGCCGCAGCGAGTTCGGCCGCCGCGTCGAGCGCGCAATAA
- a CDS encoding LysR family transcriptional regulator — MDQLQSIRAFVTVAREGGFRRAATRLRVSTAMASRLVDALETRLGARLLQRSTSHQSLTEIGELYLARVERILGAIDEIDGRFVAMGSKPEGVLRVAAPVAFGLSQLSALLDRFVHRFPDVRPTVTLTDAHVDLTAEDIDVAFLTDGMPVSGAHALHTLAAYESVRVAAPDYVAAHGGAAASGDWPDIAAVRLELPAADDDPMAGMRSGAATSNAGVGHLEMARRLAVAGMGAAVLPAYLVDADLAAGTLVRVAPLHPLAPVTLKLAHARAARLPAAARAFIEFAGAAFRPAR; from the coding sequence ATGGACCAACTTCAATCGATTCGGGCATTCGTGACGGTGGCAAGGGAAGGTGGGTTTCGCCGGGCGGCGACGCGGTTGCGCGTGTCGACCGCGATGGCGAGCCGGCTGGTCGACGCGCTCGAGACGCGCCTCGGCGCGCGCCTGCTTCAACGCAGTACGAGCCATCAGTCGCTGACGGAAATCGGCGAGCTGTATCTCGCGCGCGTCGAGCGGATTCTCGGTGCGATCGACGAGATCGACGGTCGTTTCGTCGCGATGGGCAGCAAGCCGGAAGGCGTACTGCGCGTGGCCGCGCCGGTCGCGTTCGGGCTCAGCCAGTTGAGCGCGCTGCTCGATCGTTTCGTGCACCGGTTTCCGGACGTGCGGCCGACCGTGACGCTGACCGATGCCCACGTCGACCTGACTGCCGAGGACATCGACGTCGCGTTCCTGACGGACGGCATGCCGGTGTCCGGCGCACACGCGCTGCATACGCTGGCCGCGTACGAATCCGTGCGGGTCGCGGCGCCCGATTATGTCGCCGCGCACGGCGGCGCCGCGGCATCGGGCGACTGGCCGGACATCGCGGCCGTGCGGCTGGAGCTGCCGGCGGCCGACGACGATCCCATGGCCGGGATGCGATCCGGTGCGGCAACCAGTAATGCGGGCGTCGGCCATCTCGAGATGGCGCGGCGGCTGGCCGTGGCCGGCATGGGCGCCGCGGTGCTGCCCGCATATCTCGTCGATGCCGATCTGGCAGCCGGCACGCTGGTGCGCGTGGCCCCACTGCACCCGCTCGCGCCCGTCACGCTGAAGCTCGCGCATGCGCGTGCCGCGCGTTTGCCGGCCGCCGCGCGCGCGTTCATCGAATTCGCCGGCGCCGCATTCCGGCCCGCGCGCTAG